AATGATGTCACCTAATCTAAGAAGCGAAAGAACCAAAATCTTCATTATTTCACCAATTCACCTAAAACACGGAAGATCTTCTTTTTGTTGTCATCCATGTTTGAAGACTCCACCACTGGCAAAACATCTTTAATTGATAAAAGATGATCTGGTTGCAGGTAAAGAGCCTTCATATTGATACCAAATTCTTGGAAGTGATATTTCACAGCTTCCAAAGTGCGACCCGTCAGGTGCGCAAACATTTGCGAGAAAAATTCTGTGCGTGGGCCCCAGCATTCTCTGAAAGAAAGAACATAAGCGCGGTGATCAACCACTTCCTGATAGAAATCCGTTTTAAAGATGTCTTCAGTGTTTTGAGCAACCACGATATTTACGCGGTCTTTTAGATCTGGGAACTGTGATCTAAAAACAGTGATCAGGGATTCTCTTGATTCCACCACTGTGATTTGAACTTCAGCATCGATGTCAGCAAGAGCTGCCACGTGAAAACCAGAACCCAACCCAACGATAACAACGTGATTAGCGGGCATTGGTCCTAAAGAATAAGCCCATTTAAGACCTTCTGCGCGCGGATCACGAAGGCAAGCTAAAGGTTGTCCATCGTCGTAAGCGATAAAAGAGGATTCATGATTTTCTGAAAAAGTAATTGATGACATAATTATGCAACCTTCTGAGATGAAAGCAGTTGTTTCTTTAAATTGCGTACTTCTTGGTGATCTGGATTCCACAAAAGGACTCTTTCCATTTCTAAAAGAGCTTTGTCGATTTGCCCTACTGTGCAGAAAAGATTGATAAGCACCAAAGACATGTCTTCATCTTCCTCTACGGTCGCTAGGTAAGCCTGCAGGCCTTCGATGGCTCTGTGAACTTTGGAATCTCTTAAGCCCCAGTTCGCAGCCAAGTGAACAGCCGTGCGGTTTTGCGGATTGATATCCATCGCCGCTTCAATATTGGCCCAAGCAAGATCACTGTCGCCCAATTGGTTATGAACCATGGCAAGCCCCACCCATGCTTTGTCATTTTGTGGATTGATCTCTACAGCTTTGCGGAAACAATAAAGAGCTTTATCAGAATCATTTCTTTGCACTTCAAGAGTACCGAAGTTCACCAGCAAAACATCTGATTGAGGATTTAAAGTGTACGCTTTATTGTAATATTCTTCTGCGCCGTCGAAATCACCCTGGCGCACAAAAATATTTCCCATGTTTTTATATAAATCAAAAAGATGACTGTTTTCTTCAGTTAATACAGCCAAGGCTTCATAGTATTTATTCAAAGCTTCTTGATCTTGGCCTAATTTATAATATGTTGTTGCCAATTTATAAAGACTGTCAAAGCCATAATCGACACCCGTTAAAGCTTTACGGGCGATCAATGCCTCGCTGAAGCGGCCTGAATTTTCCAAGCACATACCAAGCATGTCCAAGGTAATTGGATTTTTAGAATCAAAATTGCTAGCTTGGCGTAATAGATTCATCGCCAAAGAAAATTCTTTGTGTTTCATCAGCGTTTGCGCGTGACGAATGTAAGAAGAAACTCTTGGATCTAGT
This is a stretch of genomic DNA from Bdellovibrio reynosensis. It encodes these proteins:
- a CDS encoding tetratricopeptide repeat protein is translated as MLENQFVQKSSEVSSQQAPADPLNEGAGKIYLDPQEAIADFEADLQTQREITQLDPRVSSYIRHAQTLMKHKEFSLAMNLLRQASNFDSKNPITLDMLGMCLENSGRFSEALIARKALTGVDYGFDSLYKLATTYYKLGQDQEALNKYYEALAVLTEENSHLFDLYKNMGNIFVRQGDFDGAEEYYNKAYTLNPQSDVLLVNFGTLEVQRNDSDKALYCFRKAVEINPQNDKAWVGLAMVHNQLGDSDLAWANIEAAMDINPQNRTAVHLAANWGLRDSKVHRAIEGLQAYLATVEEDEDMSLVLINLFCTVGQIDKALLEMERVLLWNPDHQEVRNLKKQLLSSQKVA